The DNA region CTCATTGAAAGCGTAGGAGCACATGGTCCCGCCGTCCACCTCCCCCGCCAGCACCGCGCGGGCGATCCGGTCTTGGGGAACCCCGAGAAATTCCAGCCGCGAGAGATCATCATAGGGGTCCAGACCGGCCTCGTGCATCTCCCGCCAGGCCATCTGGAAACCACCGAAAGAATCGGGGCCCACCGCCGCCAAGGACTTGCCGGCCAACTGTTCCAGGGTTCTTATGCCGCTGTCTTTGCGGGTGATGATGACGGCACCATAGGCGCTCTCACCCAGGGCGGTGGGCCCCCGCTTCAGGGTGGCGATGCGCGTTGCCCCCAAGCCGGCTTCGAGAACAACATAGTCACCGGAATTGGTGATCACGAAATCCAGCCGGCCCTCGCCCGCCTGGCGGTGCAGCGCCTCCAGATTCAGGGGAATAATGCGGAAGCGGTAACCGGGGACCGCTTCGCTCAGGTAGTCCGCCGTGGCCTGCCAGCGCCCCGCTTCCAGCTCAGCGCCGCGAAATCCCAGCACCCCGACGGCGACGTCCTGAACGGCACTTGCCGGGTACGTGGTGACACTGAACAGCAGGAACAGGAAAACTGTGATGCCGGCTTTCCGCACGCGCATCGACCTCTTTTTTTTCGCGGTAATCAATTAAATCTATGCCCTGGCGGACATAAAATCCAGACAGGTGCTCACACCACGGAAAAACACAGCGCCATTAGCCGCAAGCGCGGCGCGGGCACCCCCCCGGGCATCGTCAACGCCGCCCTACCCTTAACAGGATGTTGCAAAAGGCTTTCCTGGCCTTTTGCAACGCCGGTGCAGCCCTACGCTGCACACTGCTTGCTGCAAAACAGAGTTTTGCAGCAAGCAGTCAAGACAAGCAATCAAGCCCCTGGCACCGCCGACTCACCAAGCGCGCTTTGACACTGACAGGCGGGGCTTGGGCGCAAACCGTGGCCGCCAGCCGGGATTTGTCCCCACCCCGCTGTAGGCGCCATAGAACCGCCCGGCTCTCACTGTCCCGTTGAAGTCCCGGTTCCATTCCGGATAAGCCCGCAGGCGCAGATCAGCCACCGCGCGGCCGCCGAGATACCCCTTGGGGTACAAATCCAGACGGCCGAAAGGGGCGTAGGGCGCGGTAAGATAGCGGCCGGCGGCCTCATAGGGCCCCACCCGGTTGTCCCCCTGCACCCCTCCCACCACGGGCACCCGGGCAAACACTGCATTGCCGGTGAGGTATTGGGTGTAGTCACCCCGGCGCTGCCCGCGCCGCACGGCGATACCCGTGCCCGCCGCCACCACGGTGTTGAAAAAGATGTCGATCTCACGGGGCACGTCGTTGTGAGGCTGGATGTGGATGCCGTCGCCCCGGGGGTTGACGAACAAATTGTTGTACAGGGCGATATTGCCCTCCCCCTGGAAGAGGGCTTCCCGGCCGTGCGGGTTGTCGTAGAACACGTTGCGGTAAATCAGATAGCGGTCCTCGGCCCCGGCTCCGGCGAGAGGCCAGTGCCCCACCAGCACATTGGGCCGGGCCATGCCGGCCACGTCCAGCCCCGTGCGCTTGACGAACACGTTGTCGCGGATCACCGTCACCGCCGGGGGGCCGGCCAGTCCCGCCAGGGGCGGGCGGGCTTTTTGGTGCTTGATCTGCAAATCATAGCCCACGCTGTCCACCACCAGATTGTTTTCGATCAGCCCCCGCACGAAGGGATCACTGCCGTCGGAATTGCCCAGATACATGCCCGTGCCCGCACCCGTGATCACATTGCCCCGGATCGTCCAGTCCCAGGCCGGGCATTTGGTGGAAATGCCCACGGTCTGCTGGCTGTAGCCGTGGCGCTCAATGAGCAAATCTTCCAGCACGATGTGGTGGGCCCAGCGGGCAGGGCCCTCACACTTGACGCCGTCCGCCGGCAGGTTGCGGCCGTCCAGGTGCAGACGGCGCACGGTGAGATGGGCGCTGTCGATGAGGCTGACGGTGTTGTGCCCGGCCCGGGCGGGGAACAGGGGCCGCGGGGCGCCCACCTGGCCGCTGATGACGATGGGCCGCCCCGGCTCCCCCTGCAAATGGTGCAGCGGCAGCCCCCGGCGATAGACCCCGGGTGCCAGCAGCAAGGTGTCACCCGGCTGGAGGGTGCGCAGCAGCGGCCGGTAATTGTGGGGGTGGGCCGTCAGCACCCGCGCCGCGGCGGGAGGCAGCGCCAGCCCCCCCAGGGCGGGGAGCAGAACCAGCCCGGCTGCCAGTTTCTTGACAGCTTGTCGAAAAACTCCGTTTTTCGACAAGCTGCGCGCGGTGTGAGGAAGCACTGTCATGTTCAATGACGACCAGTCATCGAAAACCTGGGGCCGCCGGAAACCGCGTCTGCGGCGGCCGGCGTCGCAAAAGGCCAGGAAGGCCTTTTGCAACATCCTGCTAAGAGAGCAGGGCGGCATAGAGCGCCTCATAGCGTCGCACCATGGTGTCCAGGGTGAACTCCCGAGCATAAACCGCCCGCCCGGCCTGCCCCATGGCCTGCGCCCCGGCGGGGTCCCGCAACAGGTCCATGAGGGCGCCGGCCAGGGCCGCAGGGTCGTTGGGCGGTACCAGGCGGCCGTTGACGCCGTCTTGCACCACCTCGCCGTTGCCGCCCACGGCGGTGGCGACGATGGGCCTGGCCGCCGCCGCAGCCTCGATCAAGGTAAGGGACAAGCCCTCGCTGTGGGAACAGAGCACGAACACATCCATCAGCGCCAAAAGGGCAGGCACGTCGTCCCGGCCACCCAGGAAGTGCACCCGGCCGGCCAGTTGCAGAGCCCGGGCCTGCGCTTCCAGCTCAGCCCGCAGCGGACCGTCGCCGATGATCAGCAGCACGGCATCGGGGCAGCACCCGCGCACCGCCGCCATGGCCTTTAGCAGCAGGCGGTGGTTTTTGATGGGATCC from Gammaproteobacteria bacterium includes:
- a CDS encoding diguanylate cyclase, yielding MRVRKAGITVFLFLLFSVTTYPASAVQDVAVGVLGFRGAELEAGRWQATADYLSEAVPGYRFRIIPLNLEALHRQAGEGRLDFVITNSGDYVVLEAGLGATRIATLKRGPTALGESAYGAVIITRKDSGIRTLEQLAGKSLAAVGPDSFGGFQMAWREMHEAGLDPYDDLSRLEFLGVPQDRIARAVLAGEVDGGTMCSYAFNE